A genomic stretch from Erysipelothrix sp. HDW6C includes:
- a CDS encoding aldo/keto reductase → MEYLTLNNGVRVPMVGFGTWKLNNETVIPALLDAFALGYRHIDTASYYGNEKGIGEAIVRSGLDRSELFITTKCWSDDKGYDQTLAAFDRSLELLGLEFIDLYLIHWPTDKDDETWRALETLYRSGKVRAIGVSNFEERHFERLSKYAQIPPMINQIERHPLQNRNALIAYCNAHNIAVSAWSPLARAAMLTEPQLVKIATKHGVSASQVILRWHLQAGVATFPKSSNTQRIQENISIFDFELSDEEVLLIDSLSIGKRVGNYPENYDSKNW, encoded by the coding sequence ATGGAATATCTAACATTAAATAATGGTGTGCGTGTTCCCATGGTTGGTTTCGGTACATGGAAACTCAACAACGAAACCGTGATACCTGCATTACTGGATGCATTTGCACTTGGATATCGCCATATTGATACAGCGAGTTACTATGGAAATGAAAAGGGAATTGGTGAAGCCATTGTTCGCAGTGGACTTGATCGCTCGGAGCTCTTTATTACGACAAAATGTTGGAGTGACGATAAGGGATATGACCAAACACTTGCTGCATTCGATCGGTCGCTTGAATTATTGGGTTTGGAGTTCATTGATTTGTATTTAATTCACTGGCCAACAGACAAAGATGACGAAACATGGCGTGCACTTGAAACGTTGTACCGTAGCGGTAAGGTACGTGCAATTGGTGTATCCAATTTTGAGGAACGTCATTTCGAGCGTCTTTCGAAGTATGCACAAATCCCACCGATGATCAATCAGATAGAACGCCATCCGCTGCAAAATCGCAATGCATTGATTGCCTATTGCAACGCTCACAATATCGCAGTATCAGCATGGAGTCCACTTGCACGCGCAGCGATGTTAACAGAACCCCAATTGGTAAAAATAGCTACAAAACATGGAGTATCCGCTTCTCAAGTAATCCTGCGTTGGCACCTTCAAGCCGGAGTGGCAACATTTCCCAAATCATCAAATACGCAACGCATCCAAGAGAACATTAGTATCTTTGATTTTGAGTTGTCTGACGAAGAAGTATTATTGATTGATAGTTTAAGTATCGGAAAGCGCGTCGGGAATTATCCTGAAAACTACGACAGCAAAAACTGGTAA